The proteins below come from a single Miscanthus floridulus cultivar M001 chromosome 1, ASM1932011v1, whole genome shotgun sequence genomic window:
- the LOC136478409 gene encoding uncharacterized protein isoform X1, producing MKLKSSAVETFKDNNMIFTSEGNFHSKKMREDYVASPNQPGVVWTRCKWIIGDVTEVLDRNTWKLGKILKMLKNDYFVIRLADCIQLKEFHISSLRIPRGLEAPQSKPFHAADKQVELGNLSQLVTHQNCVMATGRGKRRPADGARAVQQMGHRTTYDLGSSGKKRKAAADASCHPSRAAAHPRKVAAASNLNGGMTDSYLQSSSQAIEDAECSVASCSVNDLYRLGNGGNVKRRRDAAGCLPDDAMSACPCTPGDREGGADHDDEEEAAAGVHGLELEAYRSTMRALYALGPLTWEQEALLTNLRLSLNISNEEHLLQLRRLLSS from the exons ATGAAGCTGAAAAGTAGTGCAGTGGAGACTTTTAAGGACAACAATATGATTTTCACTTCTGAAGGAAATTTCCACTCTAAAAAAATGCGAGAAGACTATGTTGCTAGTCCAAACCAACCAGGTGTTGTTTGGACAAGATGCAAATGGATAATTGGAGATGTAACTGAAGTCTTGGATCGCAACACATGGAAGCTTGGAAAGATCTTAAAGATGCTAAAGAACGATTACTTTGTTATCAGGCTTGCTGATTGCATCCAACTGAAAGAGTTCCACATATCTAGCTTGAGAATTCCACGTGGTCTGGAAGCTCCTCAAAGCAAGCCCTTTCATGCAGCAGATAAG CAGGTGGAACTAGGAAATCTATCACAGCTTGTCACACATCAGAATTGTGTCATG GCCACCGGACGCGGTAAACGCCGACCTGCTGATGGCGCAAGAGCTGTGCAGCAGATGGGTCATCGAACAACCTACGATCTGGGGAGCAGTGGCAAGAAGCGGAAAGCAGCCGCAGATGCCTCTTGCCATCCGAGCAGAGCAGCAGCACACCCCCGGAAGGTCGCCGCAGCCTCCAACCTGAACGGCGGCATGACCGACAGCTACCTGCAGAGCTCTTCACAGGCCATAGAAGACGCCGAATGCTCGGTGGCCAGCTGCAGCGTGAACGACCTGTACCGCCTCGGCAACGGCGGCAACGTTAAGCGGCGTCGGGACGCCGCAGGGTGCCTCCCTGACGACGCCATGTCTGCGTGCCCGTGCACGCCCGGCGACAGGGAGGGGGGCGCCGaccacgacgacgaggaggaggccgcGGCGGGCGTGCACGGGCTGGAGCTGGAGGCGTACCGGTCGACGATGCGGGCGCTGTACGCGTTGGGGCCGCTGACGTGGGAGCAGGAGGCGCTGCTGACGAACCTGCGCCTGTCGCTCAACATCTCCAACGAGGAGCATCTGCTCCAGCTCAGGCGCCTACTGTCCTCGTGA
- the LOC136478409 gene encoding uncharacterized protein isoform X2, whose translation MKLKSSAVETFKDNNMIFTSEGNFHSKKMREDYVASPNQPGVVWTRCKWIIGDVTEVLDRNTWKLGKILKMLKNDYFVIRLADCIQLKEFHISSLRIPRGLEAPQSKPFHAADKVELGNLSQLVTHQNCVMATGRGKRRPADGARAVQQMGHRTTYDLGSSGKKRKAAADASCHPSRAAAHPRKVAAASNLNGGMTDSYLQSSSQAIEDAECSVASCSVNDLYRLGNGGNVKRRRDAAGCLPDDAMSACPCTPGDREGGADHDDEEEAAAGVHGLELEAYRSTMRALYALGPLTWEQEALLTNLRLSLNISNEEHLLQLRRLLSS comes from the exons ATGAAGCTGAAAAGTAGTGCAGTGGAGACTTTTAAGGACAACAATATGATTTTCACTTCTGAAGGAAATTTCCACTCTAAAAAAATGCGAGAAGACTATGTTGCTAGTCCAAACCAACCAGGTGTTGTTTGGACAAGATGCAAATGGATAATTGGAGATGTAACTGAAGTCTTGGATCGCAACACATGGAAGCTTGGAAAGATCTTAAAGATGCTAAAGAACGATTACTTTGTTATCAGGCTTGCTGATTGCATCCAACTGAAAGAGTTCCACATATCTAGCTTGAGAATTCCACGTGGTCTGGAAGCTCCTCAAAGCAAGCCCTTTCATGCAGCAGATAAG GTGGAACTAGGAAATCTATCACAGCTTGTCACACATCAGAATTGTGTCATG GCCACCGGACGCGGTAAACGCCGACCTGCTGATGGCGCAAGAGCTGTGCAGCAGATGGGTCATCGAACAACCTACGATCTGGGGAGCAGTGGCAAGAAGCGGAAAGCAGCCGCAGATGCCTCTTGCCATCCGAGCAGAGCAGCAGCACACCCCCGGAAGGTCGCCGCAGCCTCCAACCTGAACGGCGGCATGACCGACAGCTACCTGCAGAGCTCTTCACAGGCCATAGAAGACGCCGAATGCTCGGTGGCCAGCTGCAGCGTGAACGACCTGTACCGCCTCGGCAACGGCGGCAACGTTAAGCGGCGTCGGGACGCCGCAGGGTGCCTCCCTGACGACGCCATGTCTGCGTGCCCGTGCACGCCCGGCGACAGGGAGGGGGGCGCCGaccacgacgacgaggaggaggccgcGGCGGGCGTGCACGGGCTGGAGCTGGAGGCGTACCGGTCGACGATGCGGGCGCTGTACGCGTTGGGGCCGCTGACGTGGGAGCAGGAGGCGCTGCTGACGAACCTGCGCCTGTCGCTCAACATCTCCAACGAGGAGCATCTGCTCCAGCTCAGGCGCCTACTGTCCTCGTGA
- the LOC136478409 gene encoding uncharacterized protein isoform X3: MKLKSSAVETFKDNNMIFTSEGNFHSKKMREDYVASPNQPGVVWTRCKWIIGDVTEVLDRNTWKLGKILKMLKNDYFVIRLADCIQLKEFHISSLRIPRGLEAPQSKPFHAADKATGRGKRRPADGARAVQQMGHRTTYDLGSSGKKRKAAADASCHPSRAAAHPRKVAAASNLNGGMTDSYLQSSSQAIEDAECSVASCSVNDLYRLGNGGNVKRRRDAAGCLPDDAMSACPCTPGDREGGADHDDEEEAAAGVHGLELEAYRSTMRALYALGPLTWEQEALLTNLRLSLNISNEEHLLQLRRLLSS; the protein is encoded by the exons ATGAAGCTGAAAAGTAGTGCAGTGGAGACTTTTAAGGACAACAATATGATTTTCACTTCTGAAGGAAATTTCCACTCTAAAAAAATGCGAGAAGACTATGTTGCTAGTCCAAACCAACCAGGTGTTGTTTGGACAAGATGCAAATGGATAATTGGAGATGTAACTGAAGTCTTGGATCGCAACACATGGAAGCTTGGAAAGATCTTAAAGATGCTAAAGAACGATTACTTTGTTATCAGGCTTGCTGATTGCATCCAACTGAAAGAGTTCCACATATCTAGCTTGAGAATTCCACGTGGTCTGGAAGCTCCTCAAAGCAAGCCCTTTCATGCAGCAGATAAG GCCACCGGACGCGGTAAACGCCGACCTGCTGATGGCGCAAGAGCTGTGCAGCAGATGGGTCATCGAACAACCTACGATCTGGGGAGCAGTGGCAAGAAGCGGAAAGCAGCCGCAGATGCCTCTTGCCATCCGAGCAGAGCAGCAGCACACCCCCGGAAGGTCGCCGCAGCCTCCAACCTGAACGGCGGCATGACCGACAGCTACCTGCAGAGCTCTTCACAGGCCATAGAAGACGCCGAATGCTCGGTGGCCAGCTGCAGCGTGAACGACCTGTACCGCCTCGGCAACGGCGGCAACGTTAAGCGGCGTCGGGACGCCGCAGGGTGCCTCCCTGACGACGCCATGTCTGCGTGCCCGTGCACGCCCGGCGACAGGGAGGGGGGCGCCGaccacgacgacgaggaggaggccgcGGCGGGCGTGCACGGGCTGGAGCTGGAGGCGTACCGGTCGACGATGCGGGCGCTGTACGCGTTGGGGCCGCTGACGTGGGAGCAGGAGGCGCTGCTGACGAACCTGCGCCTGTCGCTCAACATCTCCAACGAGGAGCATCTGCTCCAGCTCAGGCGCCTACTGTCCTCGTGA